Proteins from one Patagioenas fasciata isolate bPatFas1 chromosome 6, bPatFas1.hap1, whole genome shotgun sequence genomic window:
- the ANGPTL1 gene encoding angiopoietin-related protein 1, giving the protein MKIFKWTWGVLLFLLLSIGRCTEQSTPNKTSQRRHPRSADGGEEGKKCGYTFLVPEQKITGPICVNTNGPATGNRKDEVTRMDIENLKDVLSKQKREIDILQLVVDVDGNIVNEVKLLRKESRNMNSRVTQLYMQLLHEIIRKRDNSLELSQLENKVLNVTTEMLKMATKYKELEVKYAALTDLVNNQSVTISLLEEQCLRIFSRQDTHGSPPLVQVVPQHIPNSQPYSPVLLGGNEIQRDPAYPRDRDVRPPPDPATSPTKSPFRVPPLALINEGPFKDCQQAKEAGHSNSGIYMIKPENSNEPMQLWCENSLDPGGWAVIQKRTDGSVNFFRNWDSYKKGFGNIDGEYWLGLENIYMLTNQDNYRLLIELEDWSNKKVYAEYSSFRLEPESEFYRLRLGTYQGNAGDSMIWHNGKQFTTLDRDRDMYSGNCAHFHKGGWWYNACAHSNLNGVWYRGGHYRSKYQDGIFWAEYRGGSYSLKAVQMMIRPID; this is encoded by the exons ATGAAGATATTTAAATGGACTTGGGGTGTGCTATTGTTCCTGCTGTTGTCTATCGGGCGCTGTACAGAACAATCTACGCCTAATAAAACGTCCCAACGGAGGCACCCTCGCTCAGCAGATGgtggagaggaagggaaaaaatgtgGTTACACATTCTTGGTCCCAGAACAAAAAATCACAGGGCCCATTTGTGTGAATACTAATGGACCAGCTACTGGCAACAGAAAAGACGAAGTCACGAGAATGGACATCGAGAACTTGAAGGATGTGCTGTCCAAGCAAAAGCGGGAGATTGACATTTTGCAATTGGTAGTGGACGTGGATGGAAACATCGTGAATGAAGTAAAATTACTGCGGAAAGAAAGCAGGAACATGAACTCGCGGGTCACCCAACTGTATATGCAACTCTTGCATGAGATAATTCGGAAGCGCGATAACTCACTTGAGCTTTCGCAACTGGAAAACAAGGTCCTTAACGTTACAACAGAAATGCTGAAGATGGCAACAAAATACAAGGAGCTCGAAGTAAAATACGCAGCACTAACTGACCTGGTGAACAACCAGTCTGTGACTATCTCGCTGCTGGAAGAGCAGTGCTTGAGAATCTTCTCGCGCCAGGACACGCACGGGTCCCCCCCTCTTGTCCAAGTGGTGCCGCAGCACATTCCCAACAGCCAGCCCTACAGCCCCGTCCTGCTGGGAGGGAACGAGATCCAGCGAGACCCCGCTTACCCCAGAGACAGAGACGTAAGGCCACCGCCTGACCCGGCCACTTCTCCTACAAAGAGTCCTTTCAGAGTACCGCCACTGGCTTTAATTAACGAGG GTCCATTCAAAGACTGCCAACAAGCCAAGGAAGCCGGGCATTCCAACAGCGGGATTTATATGATCAAGCCTGAAAATAGTAACGAACCGATGCAGCTATGGTGTGAGAACAGCCTGGACCCCGGAGGATGGGCAGTTATTCAGAAGAGGACAGATGGATCTGTCAACTTTTTCAGGAACTGGGACAGTTACAAG AAAGGATTTGGAAACATTGATGGAGAATACTGGCTGGGACTAGAAAACATTTACATGCTTACCAACCAGGATAATTACAGACTATTGATTGAATTAGAGGACTGGAGCAATAAGAAGGTCTATGCAGAATACAGCAGTTTCCGTCTGGAGCCCGAAAGCGAATTCTACAGGCTACGCTTAGGAACATACCAAGGAAACGCAGGCGATTCCATGATATGGCATAACGGAAAGCAGTTCACAACACTGGACAGAGATAGGGATATGTATTCAG GCAACTGTGCTCACTTTCACAAAGGCGGCTGGTGGTACAATGCGTGTGCCCACTCCAACCTCAACGGGGTCTGGTACAGAGGCGGCCACTACCGGAGCAAGTACCAGGACGGAATATTTTGGGCTGAGTACCGGGGAGGTTCCTACTCCTTGAAAGCAGTTCAGATGATGATCAGACCTATAGACTGA